TGTCTCCGATCGCAGCGGGTTTCATTGGTGCTGCGGTCTTAGTAGTGTCTGTCTCGGTGGCTGTCTTTATCTGGAGCTGTTGCCACAGCCGTATGGAGGAGAAGTATAAGACCCCCCCATACAAGTTCATCCATATGCTGAAAGGGATCAGTATCTACCCAGAGACCCTCAGCAACAAGAAGAAGACCTTCCGTGTGCGCAGAGATAAGTCACATGCAGACAGTGGCAACACTGAGGCTGGTCTGATGGGATCTGAGAAAGGTCCTAATGGTCTGGCCACTGCTGTTACCCAGCTGCCCACCAGCCCACACTATGGGCAAGAGGTAAGTCCAAGTGTGAGCACAAGCTCCAGTGCTAGCAAGACCTCATCCCTATCAACCCCCGAGGAGGAGGTGACGCTGGGGTCGCTAACCATCGCTGTGGACTATAACTTCCCTAAGAAAGCCTTGGTGGTGACCATACAAGAAGCTCATGGCCTCCCAGTGATGGACGAGCAGACCCACGGCTCTGACCCCTATATCAAAATGACCATCCTGCCAGACAAGAAGCATCGGGTGAAAACTCGAGTCTTACGGAGAACCCTAGATCCCGTGTTTGATGAGACTTTCACCTTCTATGGCATCCCCTACAGCCAGCTCCAGGACCTGCTTCTTCACTTTCTGGTGCTGAGCTTTGACCGCTTCTCACGGGATGACGTGATTGGTGAGGTAATAGTGCCGCTATCAGGGGTTGATCCCAGTACAGGACGCGTGCAGATCACCCGACACATCGTGAAGAGGAACATCCAGGTAATGGATGAGCGGTATAATGTGGAGAGCTCAGCATATCTCATGTCCCGCTGACTACACATGAAGGGTTAATTTTGTATTCTTGTCACAGAAATGTGTCAGCCGTGGTGAACTGCAGGTGTCGCTATCGTATCAGCCGGTGGCACAAAGAATGACGGTCGTGGTTCTGAAAGCCAAACACCTGCCCAGAATGGACATCACTGGCCTCTCAGGTAGCAGCTATTTATCTACCTCGTGTTCTGTATATCGTATCTCATCGCCATATTCTTCTCTATCCTATCCTCTTCCATCAGTCTCTGGCATCTTCTCCTCATATCTCATTAGTCCCTGATTTCTATAGATCTCTTCTCTCTCATCAGTCTCTGTAGATCTCCTCTCTCATCAGTCTCTGGCCTCTAGAGCACTCCTCCTCTCTGTCTCTGGCCTTTATAGCTCTCCTCCTCTCTGTCTCCGGCTTCTATAGCTTTACTCTTTTTCTCAGTCACTGGTCTCTATAGATCTACTCTTCTCTTTCTCAGTCACTGGCCTCTATAGCTCTCCtcttctctctctcactctctagcCTCTATAGCTCTCCTCTTCTCTCTCTCGGTCTCCAGCCTCtatgtcatgatccatttttggattcctgGCAGCTCTGGTTCTACTCTCTCTTAaaagtagcttttttcctttcaggaccatcgGGGGGTTACAGGCAGTTTCTCCTGAGCCCccaacaaacccccccccccctctggcaatctggtgtaactgcagtgctcctgggtcagctgatgtgggtggggaccactcccatcatcctttaaatggtcacctgatacaTCAGCTGAATGTTggtttctctatggagaccagccttgcaggAGCCGCTCTCAGGTGTCAGCCACTTCTGGTGTTAGGAATTCTGTTGCTGTGCTATTtgcagtgtggagcttggcagcggtgtctggaagctaagtgctgtGCTTTCTCCTTGTCCCTTTTGTGTTCATCACTATCCCCTGTGTGGTACCATCTGCAGGGGGGAGGCTAGCGCACCTtgtcggccagtgcactagccagggccgaCAAGGTGACAGTGAAGGACTAGGTTTGTCACGAAGTAACTGAAGCTGTGTGACACAACCTACAATTGGTTGGTCACCAGAGAGCACAACACACCAGGGGACACCAGGGAAACTTTAACatcggtgggccctgtcggtagacaAAGGGGGAATGGACACCTcatgcactcacctgaggatgtgccctgatcATACTATCGTCCCTCTACGGGTTCTTTCACCCCGTcatcgagcaggatacctaatccatcacttgccctgctcctatccctaagtagggaattggcaagtgagaacactggtcccaccgctgcactaagacAACAAAAGGTAAACTAAGACAGACACTGAAACGGACAGGGTATTAAAAATACCACATTTAgctttctgctgcaaagcaccgcacagcaagATAACAACACAAATAAGCCAAACACAGCTGTAGAATCACTTCTCCCAGAAAGCTCCTTCTCCCAGCAAggtcgctgcagaatgaactaacaccgacagtcgcaCGCCGTTCaaacgcgttgtggttttaccctaactggtgtctgtgttctccttctgcgctcctgagaccggctattctgttcctgttgctATATATCTGTCGTGACACTATAGTTTGCCTCTTCTCTTTCTCTCAGTCTCTGGCCTCTATAGCTCTCCTTTTCTCTCATCAGTCTCTGGCATCTATAGCTCTACTCTTctgtctctcacacacacacacacactcaaaccTACAAAAAATGTACAAATCAGACCTCAAAGTACAAAGAGATATCAAAAAACTTTATTAGATGTACAATTATAAGAAACAACAATGATGGTGATTTCTACCAGTATAAAACACCATAGACCTGAGGCACGTATTATAACAGTCCTTCCTGCCACATATATAGATCTCCTTTGTCATAACAAATCGTTACACCAGATGGCATGTTTGACAATATTCCCACAGTACTGAGTCTCAAAAGTGGCAAGACAAGTAACACAATTTCAGCTACATTACCTCAGGTCTGATGATGCCaaatcccctacgcgcgtttcggctgcgtaGGGGAAGAGGAAGGCACACGCAACCGAAACGCGCGTAAGGGATCTGGCACCATCAGACCTGAGGTAATGTAGCTGAAATTGTGTTATAATACGTGCCTCAGGTCTATGGTGTTTTATACTGGTAGACATCACCATCATGGTTGTTTCTTATAATTGTACATCTAATAAAGTTTTTGATATCTCTTTGTACTTTGAGGTCTGATTTGTACATTTTTTGTAGGTTTGTATATTTGCTTGTACGGGACCGTTATGGTTGTTATATCTCCTAACGGGCACAGGGGTTAATTTTGGTATTTAACCTGTGTTTTGTTTGTCCTTTTTGGTAAATAGTCTTCTGTCTCTCAGTCTTTGGCCTCTGTAGCTCTACTCCTCTCAAACTCTGGCATCTATAGCTCTACTCCTCTCTCTCTGTCTTTGGCCTCTATAGCTCTCCTCTTCTCGTTCTCAGTCACTGGCCTCTATAGCTCTCCTCTTTTCTCTCTCATTCTCTGGCCTCTATAGCTCTCCTCTTTCATCAGTCTCTGGCCTCTATTGCtctcctcttctctctctctctgtcactgGCCTCTATAGCTTCCCTCTTCTCCTCTCTCATCAGTTTCTGGCCTCTATAGCGCTCCTCTTCTCTTCTCTGTCACTGGCCTCTATAGCTCTCTGTGAAGAAAAGGGGTCAGTGGGTGCTTTCGTCCACCGGGCTGCCTTTAACAAGACtgtatggaccagggctcataccactgaacgcccgctctatctctccATGggtaatacactacacagacaacgcaGGGTtagagtaaaacagtgtggcaatactttattgaaccacaacacccagtagcaaacagaacaatcccagcagTTACCATAAGATGGtggacattacagagtctcacccttccgctgacttgccgggataatggtagatgttacgtcagagctcccagggttgcttgcttttccacctgtgatacacacacagagaagagatatcgaCAAGCGTTGGGAGATGACCGAGGACAGTCTATAGAGTCTGTACAAGGTCCAAAGGCAGttgacacgatgtcagagctcccagggtcgctttttgacctgtgatacacacacagagaagaggtaacgacaagcgtagggagatgacaGAGAATAGTCCACGGAGTCCGTAcagggtccaaagccagttgatacgagagtcaccacctggctttctccaaacatatccatagttcagagatggtcactggatcagatctgtgtccttccaaccggagctgaaaacccctaggttgtttcctatagtatCATAGAttcgtgtccctcgtgatggtgccatgatgaattggctgcagtcctctcTCTCGTCTGTTGGGTGTTTTGCAGAATGTCTgggtggtagctctgtgttacttcagtacTAGCGATGAGATCTGCTCGCTCTGTCTCTTGagtcttttttatttttagatttacccagtgtccttcagtccaccctAACATTATTTTCTCTCTTTACTTTAGAAGTCAACAAACTAGTTCCAGAatacaatgcacaattagcatatcagcacacatcaatagtcAAAGATAAACACACATTATgttcaagtcactattacagacttacacagtatgttaaatggtatatcagtttggaagtctgtcttcttgacccaccagaaataaacacttaaatccacaagccaatatacagataaaaagtcaattcttcttggtttgcaaaaacatagtcgtctgggaaattaagatacaatctggtttcttcacactctCCCCTTCTCCTCTCTGTCACTTGCCTCTATAACTCTCCTCTTCTCCTCTCTCTATCTCTGGCCTCTATAGCTCTCCTCTTCTTTTCTCTCAATCACTGGTCTCTATAGCTCTCCTCTTCTCTCTCTTTCTCAGTCCCTGGCCACTATAGCTCTCCTCTTCTCTCTTCATCTCTGGCCTCTATAGTTCTCTTCTCTCTCAGTCTCTGGCCTTTATAGCTCTCCTCTTCTCACTCTCATCAGTCTCTTGCCTCTATAGCACTACTCTTTTCTCTCTGGCACTGACCTCTGTAGCTCTACTCTTCTCTCAGTCACTGGCCTCTATAACTCTCTTCTCCTCTCTCATCAGTGTCTGGCCTCTATAGCTCTCCTCTTCTCTCGCTCAGTCTCTGGCCTCTATAGCTCTCCTTTTTTCTTTCTCAGTCTCTGGCCTCTATAGCACTCCTCTTC
This region of Ranitomeya imitator isolate aRanImi1 chromosome 1, aRanImi1.pri, whole genome shotgun sequence genomic DNA includes:
- the SYT11 gene encoding synaptotagmin-11, giving the protein MAEITSLVPSFDMSPIAAGFIGAAVLVVSVSVAVFIWSCCHSRMEEKYKTPPYKFIHMLKGISIYPETLSNKKKTFRVRRDKSHADSGNTEAGLMGSEKGPNGLATAVTQLPTSPHYGQEVSPSVSTSSSASKTSSLSTPEEEVTLGSLTIAVDYNFPKKALVVTIQEAHGLPVMDEQTHGSDPYIKMTILPDKKHRVKTRVLRRTLDPVFDETFTFYGIPYSQLQDLLLHFLVLSFDRFSRDDVIGEVIVPLSGVDPSTGRVQITRHIVKRNIQKCVSRGELQVSLSYQPVAQRMTVVVLKAKHLPRMDITGLSGNPYVKVNVYYGRKRIAKKKTHVKKCTLSPVFNESFIYDIPIDLLPDISIEFLVIDFDRTTKNQVVGRLILGAHSVTADGIEHLREVCDNPRKLIAKWHSLSEY